Within the Medicago truncatula cultivar Jemalong A17 chromosome 4, MtrunA17r5.0-ANR, whole genome shotgun sequence genome, the region CACAATCTACACACCTTTGATTCATGATCTTTCACTTCAAAGCTTGGAGGTTGTGCTACAGAAACCTCTTCATCTAATGAGAGATGGAGGTTTTGCAGGTAGAACCCCGTTGAGCTAAACCGTCATCCTCTTTCACGCTACATCAACTCTGGTTGTTGATCTTAATTCACATTTagattagattttatatttcataGGTTAGAAATATTTATAAGTTGTGAAATTAAAAGTGTTTATTTTGTAATGTATTCTGCATATTTAGGTCAATACTTGTTTGGAATGACGAATGCATAATCGATTGTTGATTCTTTTGCGGTATAATATTACTATAATTGTTTCTTGACATGAACTAGAATTTTCTATAGCCCGTTGTGATTTCCTTTATTGCCATTACTCCGGTTTCATGCTTGGAATTCTTATAAATCTCATCTAATTTGGGGAATGCACAAATTTGCAGTCGGTGGTAATGCCCAGTTTATGCTTTTTAAAAATTGTCGGGAAGAAGGCTACAAGGTCACAGGTAATAATGCTACTaaatattgaatttaattttcatatcatTGAACCATATTtgcaataaaatatatattcatggACTATAGTAACAAGGGCTCACACTTTTAGGCACCAGAATGCATGAATGTGTTTAATGCTATTCTATCAGAGTTTTCACATACTGCAGAACAAACCTCCCTAAATCTGTATTATTTCGTGCGTTTTACATTTAAGTTTAGATCCTTGTATTCTCCTTAATCTTTAGTTTATGAGTGAACCTATAAATTACTAATGTGTATGTCCAACTAATTTTCCTATTCCTTCAATTTtgtctgattttttttcattttcctaACACTACCAGGTTATCGTGAGCGTTATAATTGCTGCTGCCGGAATCGTTTGTGGACTACTTGGAACATATTCCTCTCTGATGGATATTGTCAACAGTTACTAAAACAATTACTACTCTCACTCTCTTTATGGTGGAGAGTTtatgctgagtttttttttttttttttttttttttaaattacagcTTACCAgaactttgttttattttgaactctatcaaatttatattttgcacCAGAACTGCCAATCAATTTATATTATAAGTAGAGTTAAAATAGTTAAGTATATCAtccataatatatatttttatttttttttacacaatggAGGGCTACTAACAACTAATTAAACGAGGACAATCATGTCCTAatgagcttagcttagttgatatggacaatgtgATAGAAATGTGAATCAGGAAGTGGGCTTGGACTATGGGTCTCTTTCAAGAGTTTGGAAGGTTTACACTAGGAAAAGGACAAAAGGAGCAAAGAATGGTAACGTGGCAATGAAGTATGCGTGAGTAGAAAGAAAGCTGATTATATAAGTACAAGGAATGAGAAGGAATATGGCATCTATCTTTCTGTTATGATTTAGTGGGGTCACCTGTGGTGATACGGGGAAGCCTGCGTGCTTTTGGGGATTGGTAGTAGTCACTATCAATTGTTATCTTCTTTTACAAACTTTCATAATTCATGTACTATTGGATCTTATTATCACTATTctgaataattttattatattctcTTGTTTCTTATTTCATTCCTTCATTCACATACTCTGTAAACCCATCAATTGGTCCGACCTACCGGATCCAAAATCTCAAGTGAACAAGGGAAGTTGATGCCAAGGAAACCTAAGATGGGTGATCgtttttgtaacaccccgttttcccaacataaaaatttcataaattaataagagtaaaacaccttaaacggaatgttacacttcttttcttaaaaatcacaaatgaaataattagataattatccttcaaatttcaacaacgtaataattaaaactttgcagcagAATTAATttaacgacaataaaagcttcaacaacatgttccaaaattgatacataaaggaatgataaacttagcaacaatttcccatcccgttacgtatcagagccctaagacacttgagccaccactcctactaaactttaatacctgcaagttacccatacgaagggcaacattttcaagcaaaaggggtgagattcacaatcaataataataatatataattcatcaaatgcatctaacaacttaaactccatcggttagtaataattcttttaacgactcctaaaccatatcatgtactcatcatatcaacagtcataactcgatatcataaacaacatcataacggCATCATTTagcatcataatcaacatcttaatcataatcatataacatcatactcataattcgtatacaacatgacaacttcataatcaatgacataaacaacgtaccaacatcatattcatagttcatatacaacataacaacatcattaattcgtattaacattctccaccaagcacctcattaacaactcatgaatagaggacaacttagcaactatacgtaacatcatcatttcatgataataattattcatcaaacattccattagcaattcatgaataaaagacaacttatcaacttaacataaccatcatcaagtacatttaacaactcatagataacatcacataatcgtcatcacaacattcataaccatcatcatgtaacatcctaacaacctcatattcaacaccataaacagtcatcataacattataatcaatatcataataatataaacaacaacatatattcaacaataatgttcttacttctttaactttagtaacacttgctaattcaaccaacaacgacgacaacacaagattcaacaacaacgacaacaactcactcaacaacgacgagaacaacttaatcaacaacagcaacaacaaatctctcaagaacaacggcaactacaattatccaatatatgtatatatttcataatcaacaatatcatcaataatagatatctaattcatcaattaaatctaacaccctatcataataataattcatcaatatataagtatgtcatcattaacaacatcaacaacaaatggtaattaaaaccaacaacaacgactcatgcaacaactcgacaccaccgctaagactcatgcaagacatgacaactccactaagactcctcaacaaatgcaactatgcatgtggtaccataatcagggccggagccctcaccgctatagaatggttaaagcattcttttataaggacatgagtcctcacccTAACAtcgctttgaacaacatagtgttccatcgctttgaacgacaaggcgttccaggaccgaggccctcaccgcttttatgcttatgcaactgacccacttgtgtatatctacatacaacttcaacaaatgcatatgtgtatatatgacttatgactccacttgtgtatatttacatacaactcaacaacagcaacgacaacaacaaatgtacataattaattatgacatACTCGACCTCTTAGTCAACTATGACACAACGACTCTTAATAGCAAGattcatcaacacattcacaacaacatatatattcacccaccaAATCATAATAAACAATGTATATCGATACACCAATATCATCACCTTTACATAATTTCACATCAGATATATGATTTGCCCACTTTCCAAGTCAAGAGGAAAATACATCACCTTAAGATAAACATCACATTCAACACTCATCTATCAATCAATTACTTCCATATAGTCATACAAAACTAAATATGAAGGATTTATAAAGTGATTGGCTTAAAAggatattttcatcaatgttcgtctctctttaacattttacaagaatcttccattttcaaaaccaaaaccaaataaaactcAAGGAACCCAATCACTACGATTTTCAGTAATCATATAATCTCTATTCTATCTTAATCCCATTCCATTTCCTTGAAGATCCCATTTTCCGGAAAAAGTCAACGTTCTTGAgcaattttcaaagttaagtTTTGATTTCACAAACCAAGTCCAAATTTCATTCAAGGAGATGTTTCATTAGAATTACGTATGAGACTAAtgattatacaagttaaaagaaATGTTTTAAAAAGTTCAGATTGACCCTAGGAAGCTCAGAACAAAATTCCAAAAGTGCTGAAAAAGAACTGCTCGCTTAAGTGTCCACCTGCATGCTTAAGCGTCCAAATTCCAGTAGCTACTGTAACTCCACGCTTACCAGCTCGCTCACAacacgcttaagcgtgcagtCATCAGACAACACTTTGCagcgtcgcttaagcgaccattcagAATTTCTGCAGAAAAATGTTACGGGTTCCAcccctttttcacccaaaactcccaattttgatctcccaatgtcgaaacatgtttccaaagattgtttataggttcaatatacaattaggcatctaaaggaacataaaacatgcatcaacaacaacaattcatctcaTTCCAACAATCTTGCATAATCTCTCAAATTCTCTCCAACAACTCCCAACCTTTCCCAATTCTGATTACAACAATGTTACTAAATCCTGAAAACGATCTGAACATGATTCTAAGCATAATTAACATGTCCCCTACACTTTTCAACTCAAAATCTGTattagaaccctaattcccCAATTCCTATTTCAAGAACAAttcatgttaaatcaatttttagaagttatatattacaatcattgagagttagtctaacccttaccttagatcgatgaacaaagctctacaaaaATCTGATTCTCCTCccttggctcttctcctagctttctcttgttttctcccaaaacctttgtttgtacgtgaaactgGTTCTGACTCTCAGTTTCTATTTTTCCAACCTATTGTAACCTCCCAAATATTCTTAactcctcttaattctattaattctaatttaaatccccaaactccaaaataattctatttctcctcttattctattaaataatgaaaatagccattaataaaatacaccacaccacaaaatcaacataaatcatttaaaatcatataaaagactttaaatcaactaaaaataattaaataacaagtAGGGCGTTACAGTATTGATGCTCTTGAAGAACAGTTGGGTAGCGTGACTTCAACGTTACAAGCTCTTGCCCTCCAGATGCAGCAACACGTTGAGCAGATGCAACAACAAAGCTCAATTCTCTCTGAATTAAGCAAACAAATTGGTCAGAAAACGGTATCTCATCATGGGGAAACTTCTGTGGATGATTCTTCACAGAGTGAATCTCGCTTAGCAGGGAAGAAGGTGAAACTACCGGTTTTCGAAGGGGAAGATCCAGTTGCTTGGATCACGAGAGCGGAAATTTACTTCGATGTTCAAAACACCCCGGAAGATTTTCGCGTGAAGTTAACTCGCCTCAGTATGGAGGGTCCAACCATCCATTGGTTTAATCTATTGATGGAGACGGAGGACGAATTGTCGTGGGAAAAGCTGAAACGAGCGTTAATTGCGCGTTATGGTGGAAGAAGGTTGGAAAATCCGTTTGAAGAATTATCAACTCTGAAGCAGAAAGATAGTGTGGAGGAGTTTGTGGAGGCGTTTGAGCTGTTGTCCTCCCAAGTGGGGAGATTACCGGAAGAACAGTATCTTGGGTATTTCATGAGTGGTTTGAAACCCCAGATTCGTAGAAGGGTGCGAACTCTGAATCCTCGCAATCGAATGGAGATGATGAGAATTTCATAGGATGTAGAGGATGAGTTGAGGGATGAAGATGATGACGGAGAAAAAAAGGGGGTGCGAAAAGGAGGGTATGAGAAGCTGGGTAAATCTGATTGGGTTGGGTTACTATCCAACAGAAGTGGGTCGAACCGGTCCACAAAAACGGGTGGGTCAAACATGAATCAGAAGACAAATGGGTCAAGTGGAAATTCTAACACATCTTTCGTTTCTACAGCTCGAAAGAATGATAATGAACACAGATCTGGGTCATTTGAGAAGTGGAAGGGATTTCGAAGCTTCCATGGCGCTGAGATTGCTGAAAGAAGGGCCAAGGGACTGTGTTTCAAGTGTAGGGGAAAATATCACCCTACTTTACACAAGTGTCCTGAAAGTTCTTTAAGGGTTTTGATTTTGGGAGAAGGCAAAATGTTGAACGACGAAGGCGAAATTGTGGCTATGGAAGAAACGGCAGTAgagagtgaagaagaagaagaagaagttgagTGCAAGTCCATGGGTGTGTTAGGAAGAATGGGTGAGCATCCAACTATGAAACTCGAAGGAAAAATCCAAGATGTGGATTTACCGGTGTTGATTGATAGTGGGGCGACGCATAATTTCATCTCTCCTGGAATTACGTCTGCTCTAGGGCTTACCATTTCACCAATAGCTGCGAAAAGAATCAAGCTGGGAGATGGACACAGAGTCGTTACTAAGGGTATGTGTAAAGGTGTAAAAGTGAAATTGGGAGTGATTGAAGTAATGATTGATGCGTTGGTGCTGGAATTAGGAGGGTTGGATATGGTGTTTGGAATGTCCTGGTTGAGCACTTTGGGCGAGGTATTAATGGATTGGAAATTGTTAACAGTGCAGTTTGTTCACAATTCTCAAGTAGTTAAGCTGCAAGGTCTAGGGGGTAAACTTAACCATCAGAGCCACTTGAATTCGTTCCTGAAGGATATGCAAGGAAGAGAGGAAAAGGAATGGTGGTCTCATTGGCAATCTATTGAAGTTGATAAGAGGATAGAGTCCAAGGATCTGAATGTGTTGCTAGAAGAATTCCAGGAGgtgttcaaaaatcaaattcaactgccTCCTGAAAGGTCTAAGGTTCATCAGATTAAGCTGTTTCCTGATCATGGGACTGTTAATGTCAGGCCTTATAGATATCCCCACCACCAAAAAGAAGAGATTGAGAGGCAGGTAGCAGAACTTCTTGAAGCAGGCATCATCAGACCCAGTGATGGTGCTTTCTCTAGTCCTGTGATTcttgtgaagaagaaagataaaAGTTGGAGGATGTGTGTGGACTACAGGGCACTGAACAAGGCTACAATTCCATATAAGTATCCTATCCCTATAGTGGATGAATTGTTAGATGAACTCAATGGAGCttgtttattttctaaaatagaTTTAAAATCAGGATACCATCAAATTAGAGTTCATAAGGATGACATTCATAAAACAGCTTTTAGGACCCATAATGGCCATTATGAATATCTGGTCATGCCATTTGGGCTTATGAATGCTCCTGCTACTTTTCAGGTTactatgaatgatattttcagATCATTCTTAAGGAAATTTGTGCTGGTCttttttgatgatattttaatatatagtaaaaatataCAGGAGCATCTAATTCATTTGAGGTTGGTTTTAGCTGTTTTACTAGCCAACAAATTTATAGCTCATCAATCTAAGTGTAAATTTGGATGCACTCAGATTGATTATTTGGGGCACATCATTTCTGGGGAAGGAGTTGCTGTGGATCCTGAGAAAGTGAAGTGCATCCTTGCATGGCCTGAACCTAAAAATGTGAAGGGTGTAATGTTGAGATAATATTCATAAATccttattttagttttaaagatgaaaaaatatatttatattttattttataaatggattctaatattattgtatttaaCATCTTTGTATGAGTATTTTTAGCTGCAGGAACTTAAGCTCAAAAGGTTGATATAACTAGTTCCCTAAAATTATTTGAGTATCTCATACAATGGACAAAGCAAGAAATTAATAGATAAAAATGCAATGGACAAAATTGGATATACTTGCTCAAAAAATTGAGCAACACGTTGGCACACATACTGCAAGTGATTTTATGCTTCTAGTCTCTTTTATTGTCTCCAATACCACTACACTTCCAATCAAATGGTAAAAGCAagtacaaacaaatattttcttttggcTATAAGAGGAACAAGGAACAAAATGGATGCTAGCTGTAAGTTTCCATATATGTACCTTCCTCATCAAAATTGCTTACACGTGGGACACAAAGAAAGCAAGATCAAATAAGTGGCTTTGATTTCAAAAGGGATTGAATGGATAAAATTTGAGCATACACGTGGATATACAAGAAAAGCAATATGTGTTTTGGTTGGTTCATTTGCAACATGTGGGACCATGACCTTGTAGAACAAGTTATCTCCACACATGTGAGATTGCATGACTCATACGCTCCTCACGTGGGAGAAGAGAAGGAGCAATTGGTTTGAGAAATTTTGTGCCTATAAATACCAAGCCATCAGCTGAAGGAAAGACATCGAATTTTTGAGAAAGAATCCAAGCGTACATCAAAGCAAAAGCTCTCTCAATTTTAGTCTGTCTTAGTGTTCTAAAAATTGCTCTTTTGTTCTGAGctctttttagtttttgctACAAATATTGTATTTTGATCCAAGTaagattttatttcttattggaTTGTAAAGCTTGTAGGTAACAAGTGTGTAAAAAGACAAAGGTAAAATTACTCGGATGCAGAAAAGATCAGGAAGATCTAGCAAGGGGTAATTGTTACTCGTTCTCTTTGGTTGTAAAAGCAAAGGTAGATTTACTCGTTGCAGGAAAGATCAGTCGGATCTAGCAAGAGTAAAGGTTACTCATTtgtgaaaaaggaaaagaggagTTGTGGTTAACGTTACTTAACACAACTAcctagtggataatctcacacttGTGTGGGGAGTGGAAGTAGCCGGCGTTTGGCGAACCACGATAACTTTTGTGTGTCATTTCTCTCTCCCTACTTACTTTTGATTTATTGTTCAAAATCACACACTTTACACTCATTATTGTCATTATCAACTAACAAACTAATTGTGAttgttaatttaaaagaaaatttttattagacaaattttaaacaggtcacaattcaaacccccctttcttgtgaaaatattttactacaattggtatcagagcactGCCTCTAAAAACCCACGCACCCAACGGTGCAGGAGGAAAAGATCCAGAAAATAAATCTCAACACAACCTAAACACCCAACGgtgtagaaggaagaagattcAAAGCCTAAACACCCAACGGTGTAGAAGAATCAAGAAAGGAAAACATgtctaaaattaaatttatgtcCGAAGGAGGTTCTTCAAACAGACCACCACTTTTTGAAGGAACGGACTATTATTATTGGAAAGGAAAAAtggaattatttttacaatcaCAAGACAATCACATGTGGACGGTAGTTGAAAATGGAAACTACATTCCATATGATGAAGAtctaaatgaaaagaaaaaggaagactGGTCAGAAGAAGAAGGTAAGCGcatgttattaaattttaaagctAAACTATTTCTAACCATGGCATTGAGCAGGGAAGAATATGATAGAGTACAAGAATGCAAAAATGCCAAAGAAATTTGGGACACATTGAAGGTACATCATGAAGGCACCAGTCAcgtaaaagaaacaagaattgacATTGGTGTTCGAAAGTTTGAACTATTCGAAATGAAAGAAACCGAAACCATAGATGAAATGTATGGAAGGTTTACTATCATTATGAATGAGTTACGCTCTCTTGAAAAGGATTTTACAATCCATgaaagagtaataaaaattttaaGATGTCTCCCAAGATCTTGGAGACATATCGTAACAGCCATAACAGAAGCAAAAGATCTAAAAAAACTCAGATTAGAAGATCTTATTGGATCTCTAAAAGCTCATGAAGTTCTTTTGCAAGAGGATAAAtcctcaaacaaaagcaaaatgatTGCACTCAAAACAAATCAAGAATCACTAAATCAAGAACTTGAAATGAACTTTGACAATCAACAACAATAccttgatgatgaagatcaacAAGATCAAATCATTCTTCTCTCCAGAAAACTTCAGAGAATGATTCAAAGAAGagatcaaaacaaaagaaatttcCCAGCCAGAAAAGAAAACCCAAAGACTGAGCTTGACAAAAGTCAAGTTATCTGCTACGGATGCTACAAACTGGGACattacaaaaatgaatgtcctctaaacaaaagaaaatcaagcaaccttcaaacaaatcaaaaatcattcATGACTACGTGGGATGAACCAGAAGAACAAACAAATGAAGATGAACAAGCAGATTTCTGCTTAATGGCTAAATCAGATAATGAAGAGGTAAATCTTGATCCTTGCTCATCATGTGAAAAAACTGAACATTTGTTTGATAATCTTTTTTACAGTTCTCAAATGTTGGAACAAGAATGTGAGagattaagaaatgaaaatcttgaactaagaaaggaaaaataaatcttggaaaaagaaaagataaatctAATCAAAAATATTCAACAGTCTGAATCAAAAGAAGTCTctaagaaacaaaataattctcaagaggaaaacatcattttaaaagaaaatgttttacaattaaaaaatgatatttcaaactttgttaAATCTACtgaaacatttcaaaaaattatgggATCACAAGTAAGCGTTTTTGATAAAGCATGTATAGGTTTCAAAactaatcaaaaacaaaaactttatgaaaatttcttcattcctgaaaaaattaaaaacacatgtGAAAGATACAAATGTACATATTGTGAAAAATATGGACACCTTGAACCTTTTTGtttcagaaaaagaaagagattagcgtcacaaaatttaaaataaatacgCTAATCTTCATAAAAAGGAAACTCTTAATAACACTAACCATCAAGGACCCAAAAAATATGGGTACCCAAAGCATTACTAACTTCTACTGCAGGAATGTCTCATAACAGTCAAGAAAAAGCCCTGGTACTTGGACAGTGGATGCTCAAGACATATGACTGGAGAtaaacaaagctttctctccttcACCAAAAAGGAAGGAGGATTGGTAACCTTCGGTAATAATGAAAAATCTCGGATTAAAGGTATAGGTGTTATTGGTAAGATAAATTCTgctaaaattgaaaatgttcaaTATGTAGAAGGACTGAAACATAACCTAATTAGCATCAGTCAATTGTGTGACAGTGGTTTTGAAGTAATATTCAAACCTCACACATGCGAAGTAAGAGAAATATCTTCAGGAAAAATCCTTTTTACCGgatcaagaaataaaaatgtcTACACATTATACTTAGATGAACTCCCTGTCGAATCATGCTTTATATCCCTTGAAAAGGATAAATGGATTTGGCATAAAAGGGCAGGTCATATAAGTATGGAAACAATTTCCAGaatatcaaaacttgatttagTAAGAGG harbors:
- the LOC120579926 gene encoding uncharacterized protein — translated: MNQKTNGSSGNSNTSFVSTARKNDNEHRSGSFEKWKGFRSFHGAEIAERRAKGLCFKCRGKYHPTLHKCPESSLRVLILGEGKMLNDEGEIVAMEETAVESEEEEEEVECKSMGVLGRMGEHPTMKLEGKIQDVDLPVLIDSGATHNFISPGITSALGLTISPIAAKRIKLGDGHRVVTKGMCKGVKVKLGVIEVMIDALVLELGGLDMVFGMSWLSTLGEVLMDWKLLTVQFVHNSQVVKLQGLGGKLNHQSHLNSFLKDMQGREEKEWWSHWQSIEVDKRIESKDLNVLLEEFQEVFKNQIQLPPERSKVHQIKLFPDHGTVNVRPYRYPHHQKEEIERQVAELLEAGIIRPSDGAFSSPVILVKKKDKSWRMCVDYRALNKATIPYKYPIPIVDELLDELNGACLFSKIDLKSGYHQIRVHKDDIHKTAFRTHNGHYEYLVMPFGLMNAPATFQVTMNDIFRSFLRKFVLVFFDDILIYSKNIQEHLIHLRLVLAVLLANKFIAHQSKCKFGCTQIDYLGHIISGEGVAVDPEKVKCILAWPEPKNVKGVMLR